In Kazachstania africana CBS 2517 chromosome 4, complete genome, the following are encoded in one genomic region:
- the CHA1 gene encoding L-serine/L-threonine ammonia-lyase CHA1 (similar to Saccharomyces cerevisiae CHA1 (YCL064C); ancestral locus Anc_1.3) codes for MSVVYNKTPLLRQFFPGTKSRKSNSLPQFFLKYECLQPSGSFKSRGIGNLILKQAMQIHKKGTKRPEVFASSGGNAGYAAAVACQRLSLPCTVVVPTATKQRMIEKIKDTGANVIIDGAFWKEADQYLKKSVMNKINKNEIDPIYVHPFDNPLIWEGHSSIVDEIMDTLREQKVQPSNIKGIVCSVGGGGLYNGIIQGLERHKLVDKIPVVGVETEGCHVFNTSLKLGKQVEFEKITSIATSLATASISAKTFENALKYGTRSVIVKDADVIETCLKYTKDYNMVTEPACGASIHLAYNIDILENALGTKLTKDDTVVVIACGGSSNTLQDMEETLLRLRSEENAAMTLPNPFLKVNKETFLKNI; via the coding sequence ATGTCTGTAGTTTACAATAAGACACCTCTTCTGCGTCAGTTTTTTCCAGGAACAAAATCCAGAAAATCGAATAGTCTTCCTCAGTTCTTCTTGAAGTATGAATGTTTACAGCCAAGTGGTAGTTTTAAAAGTAGGGGAATCGGTAATTTAATCCTCAAACAAGCTATGCAAATCCATAAAAAAGGTACAAAAAGACCGGAAGTTTTCGCTTCGTCTGGAGGTAATGCAGGTTACGCTGCTGCTGTCGCATGTCAAAGATTGTCATTGCCATGTACTGTCGTCGTACCAACAGCTACAAAACAAAGAAtgatagaaaaaattaaagataCTGGTGCTAATGTCATCATTGATGGAGCATTTTGGAAAGAAGCtgatcaatatttgaaaaagtctGTGATGAATAAGATAAATAAGAATGAGATTGATCCCATTTATGTACATCCATTCGACAATCCTTTAATATGGGAAGGTCACTCCTCCATTGTAGATGAAATAATGGATACACTTAGAGAGCAAAAGGTCCAACCTTCTAACATTAAAGGTATAGTATGTAGCGTGGGTGGTGGTGGTTTATACAACGGTATCATTCAAGGCCTTGAAAGACACAAGTTGGTTGATAAAATACCAGTTGTTGGTGTAGAAACAGAAGGTTGTCACGTCTTCAATACATCTTTGAAACTAGGTAAACAAGTCGAATTCGAAAAAATCACAAGCATAGCTACTTCATTAGCTACCGCCAGTATATCTGCAAAGACATTTGAAAACGCTTTGAAATACGGCACAAGATCTGTCATTGTCAAGGATGCAGATGTCATTGAGACTTGCCTAAAATACACAAAGGATTACAATATGGTCACAGAACCAGCCTGCGGTGCGTCAATCCATTTAGCTTATAATATTGACATTCTAGAAAATGCGTTAGGCACTAAGTTAACGAAGGACGATACTGTCGTAGTTATTGCATGTGGGGGTTCTTCAAACACTTTACAAGATATGGAGGAAACCCTACTAAGACTAAGAAGCGAGGAAAATGCTGCAATGACACTACCAaatccatttttgaaagtcaACAAGGAAACGTttttaaagaatatttaa